The nucleotide window TGAAAAACATCAATTCCTCTGAGCAGCACCTCTGGACGATGAGGGATCACCTCTTTCCAGTTTTCTTTAGCGGTTGCCGTAACCGGTGTTTCCATCAGGCGGAAGTTTTCGGCATCCCAGTTCGTGACCACATAGAACTTATCTTCAAAATGGTCGATGCTGTACTCGTGCCGATCTTCTCTTGGACTGAATTGTTGGAATTCACCCATCGGATCATCTGCATTCAGGATATAGTAATCACTCACCAACGTACTGGTGTTGGAGATGATCAGATATTGACTGGATTTGGATTTGGAAACGCCGATATAAAAGGAGGGGTCTTTCTCTTCATAAACCACCACATCTTTTGAGGCATCTGTTCCAAGCGAATGTCTTGCGATTTTTTCTGACAAGAGTGATACTTTGTTTTTTCTGGTGTAGAAAAACGTTTGATTATCATTCGCCCAGGCACCACCTCCATCTGAATTCGGAATTTCGTCCTCCAGATATTCACCCGTTTCCAGGTTCTTGAATCGAATCGTAAAGATCCTTCGACTCAGCGTATCCTGATTGAACGCCAAAATTTTGTTGTCACGACTGACGGCCAAACTTCGCACGCTGTAGTATTCATAACCTTCAGCCTCCTTGTTTACATCAAGGATGATTTCCTCTGCAGCATCAAGGGATCCCTTTTTTCGACAATAAATAGGGTATTCCTGGCCTTCTTCGTATCGGGTGTAATACCAGTATTTATTTTGGAAATAAGGAACGGATTCGTCATCCTGCTTGATCCTCCCTACTATTTCGTTATAGAGCGTTTCTTGCAGTTTTTCTGTGTCTTTCATCTCCTGAGAGGTGTATGCATTTTCTCCTTCCAGGTAATTGAGTACTTGTTGTGTTTGAGCGTCCGGATTTTTCGCAACTTTCTGTTCATCCGTTAGTCGCATCCAAAAATAGGGATCTACACGACTGTCTCCATTCGTGGTGAGGACCGAATCCTTCTTTTCGGCAATGGGGTAGGTAACTTCCTTTTTAGTCATAGCTAATTCATTCTGAGTTGCCTGTTGGCAACCAAATGCAAAGATCAACAATAGTCCGAAGCTGAATAGGCTGATTCTTTTCATGTATTTGTTTTTTCTTCAGGTGCGGAAATTGATCTTTTGTATGCAGAAATCCAAACGCATATCTTAGGAAGATGCGAAATTCATTCTTATGAGTTAGGGAACTCATCGTATCATATTATCATTGATACTTCATTGGAAACGCCGATACCCCATATCAAATCTCTTTTTGACCGAATGAAACCGACACTTCGGTCCATGGAACAGTACCGGGAACAGATCGTTAGTAAATTTCGCCCTTTACTGATGGTGTTTGCTGTCTATGCAATGGTGTGTTTTTTGATGCCTTATCTGGATTTTGGACTGCCTAGAAACATGCGAGGAAATATGTTTTATTTCCTGCTGACCATAGGACTACTTTCCTTTTCTGTCGTAACCGCCATTTACTTCCGCGCCTACAAAGAATTGCAGCTGATCAATTTTCAGAAATTTCATCTTGGGTTGTCACGACACCTGGCCGATGATCTGGGATATTTGAAGGAAGTGCCTGACTATGATGCTCAGATATCTCGAGACATGTGGGGGGTAGCTTACAATCACTTTGAAGCACGTAACTTATTGCAGGGTACGTATGAAGGAGTTACATTTTCATCAGTACAAGCCAAGGTAGAGCAACGATTCATTGAATCCCTACGATCAGATCAGGTGCTCTTCGATGGTATGATCGTGAGTGTTGCCTTGCCCGTTGCTACGATTACAGAGGGATTGATCATCGGAAGAAGTCACCCAGCTTATGCGTCCCTGGAGAAAAAGTGCAAGGCCTTAAGGGGGGAAGGTGGCTTAACCGATCGATATTTTTTACTCACCAAAAGCGATTGGGATCCTAATCCGGAATTTGTAAACGCTTTACTGGAACTTGATGAACAACTCAGGTTGCAGCGATTGATCCGTAACGACCTGATCATCGTAATAAGAAATGGCATTTTGACCTTGGCGGTACCGATTTATGATCGATTATGGGAGCTGGTCAATTGGAAACCATTAGAAACGGAGGAATTCCTATCTCGAGAGCTACTTCCTCTTCACGGTGCCTTGCAACTGGGAAGATCCTTTTAGCACCTTACGAACAATTTTTGACCCACGCGGATGCTCAAAATTTCTATCTTTACCTCAAAAAAGTATGTACTATAGCCTAGTATTGGCGCTGTTGACTTTCTTTCAGGGTTACAATACGGTTTCTTTTGAAATGGTGCGAAGGGTAAACACCCAGGGACAGACCATCCGTTCTACTGCAAGGGTGTATTTCAACGAAAGTGGCGACATGGTTACGAAATACGCACCACCGTTGGAATTATACATTTTCAATAACACGGAAGGCGAGATCAAACTGTATAATCAGAAAGACAATACGGTCATTCAAAGTGTTAATTATACGGCAGGAACGACCAATACCAATTTCTATTACTTCTTGCAAGGAGAGACGGAAGATATGGGTTTGCGAAAGCTTGGATTTGCGCTCAGCAACACCAAATATGAAGATGGTCTTCTAATCACCGAATGGGCAGCTCCCATGGACATGAGTGCCTCGGGTTTTGTTTCCGTGGAATTGGTTCATCAAAATGACTTACCCGTTTTTCTCGGGCACAAGGATCAAAAAGGGAATTTTGTCAAAAAAGCTTACTACTACGACTATTCACCGCTTGAGGGCTATATCATGTTCCCCAATGCCATAACTGAAATTGAATATGTTGGTAAAAAAGATTCGGTGATCACC belongs to Cytophagales bacterium and includes:
- a CDS encoding S9 family peptidase produces the protein MKRISLFSFGLLLIFAFGCQQATQNELAMTKKEVTYPIAEKKDSVLTTNGDSRVDPYFWMRLTDEQKVAKNPDAQTQQVLNYLEGENAYTSQEMKDTEKLQETLYNEIVGRIKQDDESVPYFQNKYWYYTRYEEGQEYPIYCRKKGSLDAAEEIILDVNKEAEGYEYYSVRSLAVSRDNKILAFNQDTLSRRIFTIRFKNLETGEYLEDEIPNSDGGGAWANDNQTFFYTRKNKVSLLSEKIARHSLGTDASKDVVVYEEKDPSFYIGVSKSKSSQYLIISNTSTLVSDYYILNADDPMGEFQQFSPREDRHEYSIDHFEDKFYVVTNWDAENFRLMETPVTATAKENWKEVIPHRPEVLLRGIDVFQHYLVISERSNALTHLKVIDQRNQVEHYLKFEEEAYVVYSSNNLEFDTKTLRFGYSSLTTPISTYDYDMETQDRELKKQQEIVGGHNSEEYDTERFFVTARDGAEVPVSLVYKKGMVKNGNAPLLLYSYGSYGSSTDPWFSSINLSLLNRGFIYAIAHIRGGQEMGRKWYEDGKMFKKKNTFYDYIDCAKYLIDEKYTSADHLYGYGGSAGGLLMGAVSNLAPELFNGIIAEVPFVDVVSTMLDESIPLTTNEFDEWGNPKNLESYQYMLSYSPYDQVAEQDYPNMLVTTGLFDSQVQYWEPAKWVAKLRDKKTDDNLLLLHTNMGAGHGGASGRFKRYKDRALNYAFLLKLEGIEN